From Cognatishimia activa, one genomic window encodes:
- the rpmB gene encoding 50S ribosomal protein L28 — protein MSRRCELTGKGPMTGNNVSHANNKTKRRFLPNLNDVTLQSETLGRGVKLRISASALRSVDHRGGLDAFLAKAKDTELSANALKVKKEIAKAQAAQA, from the coding sequence ATGTCGCGCCGTTGCGAACTGACCGGAAAAGGCCCGATGACTGGCAACAATGTCAGCCACGCCAACAACAAAACAAAGCGTCGTTTCCTGCCGAACCTGAACGACGTGACACTGCAATCCGAAACTCTGGGTCGCGGCGTTAAACTGCGTATCTCTGCATCTGCTCTGCGTTCCGTAGATCACCGCGGTGGTCTGGATGCGTTCCTGGCGAAAGCCAAGGACACTGAGCTGTCTGCAAACGCTCTTAAAGTTAAAAAAGAAATCGCAAAAGCACAGGCTGCACAAGCTTAA
- the meaB gene encoding methylmalonyl Co-A mutase-associated GTPase MeaB, which produces MDIAELRDRILKQDRRALARAITLVESGRADHRAKAAELLEALRGAGRQALRIGLSGTPGVGKSTFIESFGMFLTAQGKRVAVLAVDPSSARSGGSILGDKTRMERLSRDKNAFIRPSPSQTHLGGVARRTREAVALCEAAGFDVVLIETVGVGQSETVVAEMSDLFLLLLAPAGGDELQGVKRGIMEMADLILVNKADGDLKTTAMRTCADYSGALRLLRKRPQDPEGFPKAMTVSALEEQGLADAWAQMEELTDWRRDNGHWDGRRDAQAQFWFHEEVKQGVLAQLETGDAKAQIAELAAQVAQQAITPSAAADKVLSALDIRKK; this is translated from the coding sequence ATGGACATCGCAGAGCTTCGTGACAGGATTTTGAAGCAGGATCGCCGGGCGCTGGCGCGGGCAATCACTTTGGTGGAAAGCGGACGGGCTGATCATCGGGCGAAAGCAGCGGAATTGCTTGAGGCACTGCGCGGTGCGGGACGGCAGGCTTTGCGGATTGGCCTTTCAGGGACTCCGGGTGTCGGTAAGTCTACTTTTATTGAAAGCTTTGGCATGTTCCTGACCGCGCAGGGCAAACGGGTCGCTGTTCTGGCGGTGGACCCTTCTTCGGCGCGCTCTGGTGGGTCCATTTTGGGCGACAAAACCCGGATGGAGCGCCTGTCGCGCGATAAAAACGCATTTATCCGCCCATCCCCAAGCCAGACCCACCTTGGTGGCGTGGCACGCCGCACACGCGAAGCTGTGGCGCTTTGTGAGGCGGCTGGCTTTGATGTAGTGCTGATCGAAACCGTCGGCGTTGGTCAAAGCGAAACTGTTGTGGCTGAGATGTCGGATCTCTTCCTGCTGCTGTTGGCTCCGGCCGGTGGTGATGAGCTGCAGGGTGTGAAGCGCGGTATTATGGAGATGGCGGACCTGATCCTCGTGAACAAAGCAGACGGCGATCTGAAAACCACTGCGATGCGTACCTGTGCTGACTATTCCGGCGCGCTGAGGCTTCTCAGGAAGCGACCTCAAGACCCAGAGGGCTTCCCAAAGGCCATGACGGTCTCAGCTCTGGAAGAGCAGGGACTCGCGGATGCCTGGGCGCAGATGGAAGAGTTGACCGATTGGCGACGTGATAATGGGCATTGGGATGGCCGTCGCGATGCGCAGGCGCAGTTCTGGTTCCATGAGGAAGTAAAACAAGGCGTCTTGGCGCAGCTTGAGACAGGTGATGCAAAGGCGCAAATCGCGGAATTGGCAGCGCAGGTGGCTCAGCAGGCGATCACGCCTTCTGCAGCGGCAGATAAGGTTCTGAGCGCACTGGATATTCGAAAGAAGTAA
- the hrpB gene encoding ATP-dependent helicase HrpB → MTTLPIHEALPDLIAALTERGRAVLQAPPGAGKTTVVPLAMLEAGIIDGKIVMLEPRRLAARAAAERMAQTLGEPVGQTVGYRVRGEARTSKSTKIEVVTEGILTRMIQSDPELAGIGAVIFDEFHERSLNADLGLALCLEIAGALRDDLMLLVMSATLDAEPVAALMDEAPMVTSAGQSYPVETRWLEKPLRKDDRLEDATARLIEQAVSETEGGVLVFLPGEGEIRRTAQRLKLPADYHVHTLFGAMDFKAQRAAIQPATSGRKVVLATSIAETSLTIQDVRVVVDAGRARRARFDPGSGMSRLVTEKVTKAEATQRKGRAGRVAKGICYRLWTKGEEGGLMPFPPAEIEAADLAGLALELAAWGTTPKDLPFLTQPPSGTFAEAQRLLQMLGILDDSLRITEHGQSVARMPLHPRLAHMLAIAGPKAAPLAALLAARDPLARGAPVDLSLRVEAISDLKRFEQSRPYQVNRGALHTIRDESKRLARLATTDADLSLAEMAVLAYPDRIGLRRKGDAARYVLSGGKGAILDDGDPMAVERLIVATDLDGNPREARIRQAIAISEAEVRGLFANQISWQKTCAWSKRDGRVVARQQEMLGAVALDDRIWKGAPEEEMARAMLEGVRDIGLRPSAAAQRFIARVELVRAAGQDLPQMTEETLLSDLETWLLPHISGIKTADQWKRFDILDALRAMLDWPQMQLVDRIAPAHFTTPLNRQIPIDYSGEHPEITLRLQEMFGQKTHPMVGNTPLKVTLLSPAQRPVQTTMDIPGFWASSYSDVRKDMRGRYPKHPWPEDPTEADPTLKAKRRS, encoded by the coding sequence ATGACAACCCTTCCCATTCACGAGGCCCTCCCAGACTTGATCGCCGCTCTGACAGAGCGCGGGCGCGCGGTGCTGCAAGCGCCTCCGGGTGCGGGTAAAACCACCGTGGTTCCTTTGGCGATGCTGGAAGCAGGGATTATCGATGGCAAGATCGTGATGCTTGAGCCGCGCAGGCTGGCGGCCCGTGCCGCAGCGGAACGGATGGCTCAGACATTGGGAGAGCCCGTTGGCCAAACGGTGGGCTACCGCGTGCGTGGCGAGGCCAGGACCTCCAAATCCACAAAAATAGAGGTGGTCACCGAGGGCATCCTAACCCGAATGATCCAGTCAGACCCTGAACTCGCAGGGATTGGCGCTGTCATCTTTGATGAATTCCACGAACGTTCGTTGAATGCCGACCTTGGATTGGCGCTTTGTCTGGAAATTGCAGGCGCCCTCAGGGACGATCTGATGCTTCTCGTCATGTCAGCAACGCTTGACGCTGAACCGGTTGCAGCTTTGATGGATGAGGCGCCGATGGTGACTTCAGCCGGGCAAAGCTATCCGGTTGAAACACGCTGGCTTGAGAAACCTCTACGCAAAGACGACCGGCTGGAAGACGCCACTGCGCGACTGATTGAACAAGCGGTTTCAGAAACTGAAGGCGGTGTGCTTGTCTTCCTGCCCGGTGAAGGCGAGATCCGCCGGACAGCCCAGCGGCTGAAGCTACCGGCGGATTACCATGTGCACACGCTCTTTGGCGCGATGGACTTCAAAGCGCAACGTGCCGCAATCCAGCCAGCCACATCTGGGCGCAAGGTTGTTTTAGCGACATCAATCGCGGAAACCTCTCTGACGATCCAGGACGTGCGTGTGGTTGTGGATGCGGGGCGTGCGCGCCGGGCGCGGTTTGATCCGGGGTCCGGCATGTCGCGGTTGGTGACCGAAAAAGTCACCAAAGCCGAAGCTACCCAACGCAAAGGTCGTGCGGGTCGCGTGGCCAAGGGGATTTGCTATCGCCTTTGGACCAAGGGTGAAGAAGGTGGGCTGATGCCTTTCCCTCCGGCTGAAATCGAAGCCGCAGATTTGGCTGGACTGGCGTTGGAACTGGCCGCCTGGGGGACAACACCTAAGGATTTGCCGTTTTTGACCCAACCTCCTTCTGGCACATTTGCAGAAGCTCAAAGGCTGCTGCAAATGCTCGGCATCCTCGATGACAGCCTCCGTATCACAGAACATGGCCAGTCCGTTGCACGCATGCCGCTGCACCCGCGCCTTGCCCATATGCTGGCGATTGCCGGCCCCAAAGCCGCGCCCCTGGCGGCGCTCTTAGCTGCGCGCGATCCCCTTGCGCGGGGCGCGCCCGTTGATCTTTCGCTGCGGGTCGAAGCTATCTCGGATCTCAAACGGTTCGAACAATCCCGCCCCTATCAGGTCAATCGCGGCGCGCTGCATACGATCCGCGATGAAAGCAAGCGATTAGCGCGTCTGGCCACGACAGATGCCGACCTCTCGCTCGCCGAGATGGCAGTGCTGGCTTATCCAGACCGGATCGGTCTGCGCCGTAAAGGCGATGCCGCCCGGTATGTCCTGTCAGGCGGCAAAGGCGCCATTTTGGATGATGGTGATCCAATGGCCGTAGAACGATTGATTGTCGCCACCGATCTTGATGGCAATCCAAGAGAGGCGCGTATTCGTCAGGCGATTGCGATTTCCGAAGCTGAGGTGCGCGGGCTGTTTGCTAATCAAATTTCTTGGCAAAAAACCTGCGCATGGTCCAAACGCGATGGTCGCGTCGTGGCGCGCCAACAGGAAATGCTAGGCGCTGTCGCTCTGGACGATCGCATTTGGAAAGGCGCGCCAGAGGAAGAGATGGCCCGCGCCATGCTAGAGGGTGTCAGAGATATCGGTTTGCGCCCAAGCGCCGCTGCGCAACGATTTATCGCACGCGTCGAACTTGTGCGCGCCGCAGGTCAAGACCTGCCGCAGATGACCGAGGAGACCTTGTTGAGTGACCTGGAAACTTGGCTGTTGCCGCATATCAGCGGGATCAAAACAGCAGACCAGTGGAAGAGGTTCGACATTCTAGATGCGCTCCGAGCGATGCTCGACTGGCCGCAGATGCAACTGGTCGACAGGATCGCACCCGCGCATTTCACCACGCCCCTCAACCGCCAAATCCCAATTGATTATTCCGGCGAACACCCGGAAATCACTTTGCGCCTGCAAGAGATGTTTGGTCAAAAGACGCATCCAATGGTGGGCAATACCCCTTTGAAAGTGACCCTGCTTTCCCCTGCCCAGCGCCCGGTGCAAACAACAATGGACATCCCAGGCTTCTGGGCAAGCAGCTACTCGGACGTGCGCAAAGACATGCGCGGGCGTTATCCAAAACATCCGTGGCCCGAAGACCCCACCGAAGCTGATCCCACCTTAAAAGCGAAACGGCGCTCTTAA
- the argF gene encoding ornithine carbamoyltransferase gives MNHFLDIHKTDPADLRAIIDNAKAMKTARAGLSKGTPDADRPLENQMVALIFEKPSTRTRVSFDVGVRQMGGQTMVLSGKEMQLGHGETIADTARVLSRYVDLIMIRTFEEQTLLELAEYADVPVINGLTDRTHPCQIMADILTFEEHNGPIKGKKVVWSGDGNNVFASFAHAAGQFGFDLTFTGPQTLDPEQEFIDLARSKGSKIEIERDPLKAVEGADLVVTDTWVSMHDPQSARERRHNQLRPYQVNEALMSHAKSDALFMHCLPAHRDEEATNAVMDGPNSVIFDEAENRLHAQKAVMRWCLGK, from the coding sequence ATGAACCACTTTTTGGATATTCACAAAACCGATCCTGCGGATCTGCGTGCGATTATCGATAACGCGAAAGCCATGAAAACGGCGCGGGCAGGCCTGTCAAAAGGCACGCCTGACGCGGATCGCCCGCTTGAAAACCAAATGGTTGCACTGATCTTTGAAAAACCCTCCACCCGGACCCGCGTGTCTTTTGATGTGGGTGTGCGTCAGATGGGCGGTCAGACCATGGTGCTGTCTGGCAAAGAGATGCAGCTCGGCCATGGCGAAACCATTGCTGACACAGCGCGTGTACTCAGCCGATATGTCGATTTGATCATGATCAGAACTTTTGAAGAGCAAACCCTGCTGGAACTGGCGGAATACGCGGACGTGCCGGTGATCAACGGTCTGACCGACCGGACGCACCCATGCCAGATCATGGCGGACATCCTGACATTTGAAGAGCACAATGGCCCGATCAAAGGCAAAAAGGTTGTCTGGTCAGGGGACGGCAATAACGTCTTCGCGAGCTTTGCCCACGCAGCGGGTCAGTTTGGGTTTGACCTGACCTTTACTGGTCCACAAACACTAGATCCAGAACAGGAATTCATCGATCTTGCGCGTTCTAAGGGCAGCAAGATTGAGATCGAACGCGATCCACTCAAGGCGGTTGAAGGCGCTGATCTGGTTGTGACCGATACATGGGTGTCCATGCATGATCCGCAATCCGCACGCGAGCGTCGCCATAATCAACTGCGTCCTTATCAGGTGAACGAAGCGCTGATGTCGCACGCCAAATCTGACGCGCTGTTCATGCACTGCCTGCCTGCACACCGTGATGAAGAAGCGACCAATGCCGTTATGGATGGGCCCAATTCGGTGATCTTTGATGAAGCCGAAAACCGTCTGCACGCGCAAAAGGCGGTGATGCGCTGGTGCTTGGGTAAGTGA
- a CDS encoding aspartate aminotransferase family protein has product MISSVLPTYNRAPLNFVKGEGSWVTEADGRRFLDLGAGIAVNVLGHANPALVDALTSQANAIWHVSNLYEIPQQQALADKLVEASFADTVFFTNSGTESCELAVKMARKYWFEKGQPEKTDIIGFEGAFHGRSSAGIAAAGSEKMTKGFGPLLPGFSQIPWGDLEALKDAISETTGAVILEPVQGEGGIRPMDDADLKAVRDICDDAGVLLILDEVQCGVARTGKLFAHEWAGISPDIMMVAKGIGGGFPLGAVLATEEAASGMVAGTHGSTYGGNPLACAVGNAVMDIVAEPAFLEEVNRKSGLLQQKLEGLVAAHPEVFETVRGSGLMLGIKCKADMGAVLQAAYDADLITIPAADNVIRLLPALNITDEDINEALVRLTNAAQAVEKTL; this is encoded by the coding sequence ATGATTTCCTCTGTTCTGCCGACATATAATCGGGCACCTCTTAACTTCGTCAAAGGCGAAGGCAGCTGGGTAACTGAGGCAGATGGCCGACGTTTTCTAGATCTTGGTGCTGGTATTGCCGTGAATGTGCTGGGTCATGCGAACCCAGCGCTGGTGGACGCACTGACAAGTCAGGCCAACGCGATCTGGCACGTTTCCAATCTCTATGAAATTCCACAGCAACAGGCATTGGCCGATAAGCTGGTTGAAGCGAGCTTTGCTGATACGGTGTTCTTTACCAACTCTGGCACGGAAAGCTGCGAGCTCGCCGTGAAAATGGCGCGGAAGTACTGGTTTGAAAAAGGCCAGCCTGAGAAGACGGATATCATCGGTTTTGAAGGTGCTTTCCATGGCCGGAGTTCCGCAGGCATCGCCGCGGCGGGCTCTGAGAAGATGACAAAGGGCTTTGGGCCGCTTCTTCCTGGGTTCAGCCAAATCCCTTGGGGTGATCTGGAAGCATTGAAAGATGCGATCAGCGAAACAACCGGTGCCGTTATTCTGGAGCCTGTACAGGGGGAGGGTGGGATTCGCCCGATGGATGACGCAGATCTGAAAGCCGTGCGTGACATCTGTGACGACGCGGGCGTTCTGTTGATCTTGGATGAAGTTCAGTGCGGCGTCGCGCGGACAGGTAAGCTCTTTGCTCACGAATGGGCCGGAATCTCTCCTGACATCATGATGGTTGCCAAGGGCATAGGTGGCGGCTTCCCACTGGGGGCCGTTTTGGCAACTGAAGAAGCCGCAAGCGGCATGGTTGCTGGAACCCACGGGTCGACCTATGGCGGCAACCCTCTGGCCTGCGCCGTCGGTAATGCGGTGATGGACATCGTTGCAGAGCCAGCTTTCTTGGAGGAAGTGAACCGGAAATCAGGCCTGCTGCAACAAAAACTGGAAGGTCTCGTGGCGGCGCATCCAGAGGTGTTTGAGACCGTACGTGGCTCTGGCCTCATGCTGGGTATCAAATGTAAAGCCGATATGGGGGCGGTGTTGCAGGCGGCCTATGACGCCGATCTGATTACGATCCCGGCTGCGGACAATGTGATCCGCTTGCTACCCGCTTTGAACATCACAGACGAAGATATCAACGAAGCGCTTGTACGACTGACCAATGCTGCCCAAGCCGTTGAAAAGACACTCTAA
- a CDS encoding DMT family transporter, protein MSTTESNTEQKPILAAALTVLASSFVAGTTLLAKALGTDALGTPLNALQVSQGRFLFAFMAISLAVAVLRPKFTRPAIGTHILRSTLGWGGVTLMFAAAAFIPLSDATAISFLNPVFGMLFAIPFLGEKVGPWRWLSASIAIAGAIVLMRPTSGVLEFGALLALSGAVLLGVEVTVIKKLTNREGPLQILWVNNLIGLCISTTVASFVWISPSPMQWAALAGVGLLMAAAQSCFVNAVRLGDASFVAPFFYTTLVFAALYDGVIFGVIPDAVSYSGSAMILLSAALLAWRETKRTKVQS, encoded by the coding sequence ATGAGCACCACCGAGAGCAACACAGAGCAGAAACCCATCCTGGCTGCCGCACTGACCGTTTTGGCCTCCTCTTTTGTGGCCGGGACCACGTTATTGGCCAAAGCTCTGGGAACCGATGCGCTCGGCACCCCCTTGAATGCCTTGCAAGTCAGCCAGGGGCGGTTTCTGTTTGCCTTCATGGCGATCTCCTTGGCCGTTGCTGTGCTGCGCCCCAAATTCACAAGGCCCGCGATTGGCACGCATATCCTGCGCTCCACTCTTGGTTGGGGCGGCGTCACACTGATGTTTGCGGCGGCAGCGTTCATCCCACTAAGCGATGCGACAGCGATCAGCTTTCTGAACCCGGTCTTTGGTATGCTCTTCGCGATACCTTTCTTGGGTGAAAAAGTTGGTCCTTGGCGCTGGCTTTCAGCTTCAATCGCCATCGCAGGAGCAATCGTGCTCATGCGCCCGACCTCTGGCGTTTTGGAATTCGGCGCATTGCTGGCTTTGTCTGGCGCCGTCCTTCTTGGCGTAGAAGTCACCGTCATCAAAAAACTGACCAATCGTGAAGGCCCTTTGCAAATTCTCTGGGTGAACAATCTGATTGGTCTCTGTATTTCGACCACGGTGGCCTCTTTTGTTTGGATTTCGCCAAGTCCCATGCAATGGGCCGCACTCGCAGGGGTGGGTCTGTTAATGGCGGCTGCACAGAGCTGTTTCGTCAACGCTGTCCGACTTGGAGACGCGAGTTTCGTCGCCCCCTTCTTTTATACAACGCTGGTCTTCGCTGCGCTTTACGATGGGGTGATCTTTGGGGTGATCCCCGACGCGGTGTCCTATTCTGGCAGCGCGATGATCCTGCTGTCTGCGGCGCTATTGGCTTGGCGAGAAACAAAACGGACCAAGGTCCAGAGCTAA
- a CDS encoding GcrA family cell cycle regulator, translating to MSWTDERVEILKKMWGEGQSASQIAKELGGVTRNAVIGKVHRLGLSNRAGSGGAKAEAKPKAEAKPKKAAPKPKAEPKAKPVPEMKTEPAVPPRPAGATNRKAIIPAGQPLPPQPSANEISPEALAKVNEVEKKAKKLSLMELTERTCKWPVGDPATEHFWFCGLPVQAGKPYCEAHVGVAFQPMSSRRDRRR from the coding sequence ATGTCCTGGACTGACGAGCGCGTAGAGATCCTGAAGAAAATGTGGGGCGAAGGCCAATCCGCAAGCCAGATCGCAAAAGAACTGGGCGGTGTAACCCGCAACGCGGTGATCGGTAAGGTTCACCGTCTTGGCCTGTCTAACCGGGCAGGTTCCGGCGGTGCAAAGGCAGAGGCGAAACCAAAAGCAGAGGCGAAGCCAAAGAAGGCAGCGCCGAAGCCTAAGGCGGAACCAAAGGCTAAGCCAGTTCCTGAAATGAAAACTGAACCGGCAGTGCCGCCGCGTCCAGCGGGTGCAACCAACCGCAAGGCGATCATTCCTGCAGGCCAGCCGCTGCCACCGCAACCGTCTGCGAATGAGATCAGCCCGGAAGCGCTGGCAAAAGTGAACGAAGTTGAGAAGAAAGCGAAGAAGCTCTCTTTGATGGAACTGACCGAACGTACATGCAAGTGGCCAGTAGGTGATCCGGCAACAGAACACTTCTGGTTCTGCGGTCTGCCGGTACAAGCGGGTAAACCTTATTGCGAAGCGCATGTTGGCGTGGCCTTCCAGCCTATGTCCTCGCGCCGTGATCGTCGCCGTTAA
- a CDS encoding S8 family peptidase, translating into MNRSIRNLAVVVLGSTLLAGCSGEDDLSGSSSGSTLLPFTTSATLLASFLDNLDGVRTAANNLINNDVRYRQQNYYYDLNSNNRYDPGTDLAGNPLQAAGVHYAHAAGLTGAGETIAITDNGFLTTHEAFAGRATTVGTGLAVEDHGTFVASIAAGSSSTMTGVAPGANLILGEWGLSNLAATVNAATTAGAVAYNNSWGFVGMNADTTSYNTIFGNTVGANYLNALKTYAQDGIVLFSIDNDTSITSVGLMPGLPILEPDLEESWIAVVNGIATLSGDDIVSATRISGACLEAAEWCLAADGTWTGADSTSNTSYSIGTGTSYAAPTIAGALALMAEAFPTMTHQELRIRLLASADNDFAGFTSAGTVELVPGFEHEYSSEWGHGFLDVAAALLPIGQSTIVTSSGAEINPETPLVVTGGASGDAVSRALKGVNVISQDTLAAQFAIEASSMVVDASRQSLFSLNDVSNFGAVQNASYGSAAFFGDGQHIPMQWGDSDISFAFYQRPETGADSFGFGASRSFDLDGATLEVNTAFGGDTGGLLSDWNGGTQSKIFSAGMALSADVSPLSELMFEVGYATGRETSVIGQSSDVLMNTAALSLTRRNTFARDDSFKVSLALPAAVTRGQTSLNLPVRSDDGKVAFQSIPIDLAPDKRELRLELTYERPLSRGASLGFSVAHAQNRGNIAGERETGLVVSYTKRF; encoded by the coding sequence GTGAACCGATCGATTCGAAACTTGGCTGTTGTCGTGCTTGGATCAACCCTGCTTGCCGGGTGTAGCGGGGAGGATGATCTGAGTGGGTCCTCAAGCGGCAGCACGCTCTTGCCATTTACAACAAGCGCAACTTTGCTGGCTTCGTTTTTGGACAACCTTGATGGTGTTAGGACAGCTGCCAATAATCTCATCAACAATGATGTGCGGTATCGTCAACAAAACTACTATTATGACCTAAACAGCAACAATCGCTATGATCCCGGCACTGACCTCGCAGGAAACCCACTGCAGGCGGCAGGAGTCCACTATGCCCACGCTGCCGGTCTGACCGGGGCAGGGGAAACGATTGCCATCACGGACAACGGGTTCCTAACCACACACGAAGCCTTTGCAGGGCGGGCGACCACTGTGGGTACGGGGCTTGCAGTTGAAGATCACGGGACCTTCGTCGCATCGATCGCAGCCGGAAGTTCATCGACGATGACTGGCGTCGCACCAGGTGCCAATCTGATTTTAGGCGAATGGGGCTTATCCAATTTGGCGGCGACCGTGAACGCGGCGACCACTGCTGGAGCCGTTGCATATAACAACTCTTGGGGCTTTGTCGGCATGAATGCCGATACGACAAGTTACAATACGATTTTCGGAAACACCGTTGGAGCCAACTATTTGAATGCGCTCAAAACCTACGCGCAGGATGGGATCGTTCTTTTCTCAATCGACAATGATACCAGCATCACTTCCGTTGGGCTGATGCCGGGTTTGCCCATTCTAGAGCCTGACTTGGAAGAGAGCTGGATTGCCGTCGTGAACGGTATCGCCACTCTGTCCGGTGATGATATCGTATCCGCTACGCGTATCTCAGGTGCATGTTTGGAAGCCGCGGAATGGTGTCTTGCAGCTGATGGCACCTGGACAGGTGCGGATTCAACCTCAAACACTTCTTATTCCATCGGAACAGGGACGTCCTACGCAGCGCCAACAATTGCAGGTGCACTTGCGCTAATGGCTGAAGCCTTTCCGACGATGACGCATCAAGAGCTGCGTATTCGCTTGTTGGCGTCTGCTGACAACGACTTCGCGGGATTTACCTCCGCAGGAACCGTCGAACTCGTTCCCGGCTTTGAACATGAATACAGCTCAGAATGGGGTCATGGCTTCCTTGATGTTGCCGCTGCGCTTTTGCCGATTGGGCAATCGACAATTGTGACTTCCAGCGGCGCAGAAATTAATCCTGAGACCCCGCTTGTTGTCACCGGTGGTGCAAGCGGTGATGCGGTCTCTCGTGCGCTTAAAGGCGTGAATGTTATCAGTCAGGATACATTGGCTGCACAATTCGCAATTGAAGCGTCTTCGATGGTCGTGGACGCATCCCGTCAGTCGCTTTTCTCTCTGAATGATGTCAGCAACTTCGGTGCTGTTCAAAATGCCAGCTATGGTTCCGCGGCTTTCTTTGGAGATGGGCAGCACATCCCGATGCAATGGGGCGACAGCGATATCAGTTTTGCCTTCTATCAACGTCCTGAAACCGGTGCGGATTCCTTTGGATTTGGAGCAAGCCGGTCGTTTGATCTGGATGGTGCGACCCTTGAGGTGAATACCGCATTTGGTGGAGACACCGGCGGCTTGCTCTCTGATTGGAACGGCGGCACGCAGTCCAAGATTTTCTCAGCCGGCATGGCGCTTTCTGCAGATGTCAGCCCGTTGTCTGAGCTTATGTTTGAAGTTGGCTATGCGACAGGTCGAGAGACCTCTGTTATTGGTCAGTCATCCGATGTTCTGATGAATACCGCCGCCTTATCGCTTACACGACGCAACACTTTTGCACGTGATGACAGCTTCAAAGTTTCACTTGCTTTGCCAGCAGCGGTGACCCGCGGGCAGACCTCATTGAATCTGCCGGTCCGGTCAGACGATGGGAAAGTTGCGTTCCAGTCCATTCCGATTGATCTGGCGCCGGATAAGCGCGAGCTAAGGTTAGAGCTGACCTATGAACGCCCGCTGTCTCGCGGGGCATCACTTGGGTTCTCTGTCGCCCATGCCCAGAACCGGGGAAATATTGCCGGGGAACGTGAGACCGGATTGGTGGTGAGTTATACCAAGCGGTTCTGA
- a CDS encoding prephenate dehydrogenase/arogenate dehydrogenase family protein: protein MFAKEITVGLFGFGGFGQLIAKELSDHVAMKIHDPYTSVLGGVSLAEAAQCDVIILAVPVQEIRSICEDIAGFLKEGTVVVDVGSVKLAPISDMVECLPEHVQIVGTHPLFGPQSAQDGIAGHKLSLCPVRGAAWRVIRAFLKRRLRLNVITCHPEDHDREAAMVQGLTHLIAKVLTEMGPLPTRMTTASFELMAKAVEMVKDDPPTVLNAIENANPFAAEVRDSFFHRADIVRAQLDTNLRRM from the coding sequence ATGTTTGCGAAAGAGATAACTGTTGGATTGTTTGGATTTGGAGGCTTCGGGCAGCTGATTGCCAAAGAGCTTTCAGACCATGTGGCGATGAAAATCCACGATCCATACACTTCCGTCCTTGGGGGTGTCAGCCTTGCTGAGGCGGCGCAATGTGATGTGATCATTTTGGCTGTCCCTGTACAGGAAATCCGCTCAATTTGTGAAGACATTGCTGGGTTTCTGAAAGAAGGCACCGTTGTCGTGGATGTAGGCTCGGTCAAACTCGCACCAATCTCAGATATGGTTGAATGCCTGCCAGAACATGTGCAAATCGTTGGGACGCATCCATTATTCGGCCCCCAAAGCGCACAGGATGGAATTGCTGGGCATAAGTTGTCCCTTTGCCCTGTGCGCGGAGCGGCTTGGCGCGTGATCCGTGCTTTTCTGAAACGGCGCCTGAGATTGAACGTCATCACCTGCCACCCAGAAGATCACGATAGAGAGGCTGCCATGGTGCAGGGTCTGACCCACTTGATTGCAAAGGTCTTAACGGAGATGGGGCCATTACCGACCCGCATGACAACGGCGAGTTTTGAGCTGATGGCAAAGGCCGTTGAGATGGTGAAAGATGATCCTCCAACCGTGCTAAATGCGATTGAAAACGCAAACCCTTTTGCTGCTGAAGTAAGAGATAGTTTCTTCCACCGCGCTGACATTGTCCGCGCACAGTTGGACACAAATTTGCGACGGATGTGA